The sequence GCCGCTGCGCGCCAAGGGCATATTGGTGGCCGCGCTCGGTTATTTCGTCCTGCCGGTGGACCTCATCCCCGACTTTATCTTCGGCCTCGGTTTCACCGACGACATCGCCGTGCTGACCGCCGCGATCACCGCCGTCAGCGCGCACATCACGCCGGCACATCGCCAAGCCGCCAGGGACGCCATAGCCGACAAGGGCTGAGCCGGTACGGCGCAAGGAATGGCGCGAGGCTCAGGCGCTGCGGCCGATCAAATCCACCGTCGCACCCGCACCCTGTAGGCACGATACGCATCGCCGAATTTCCGTTCCAGGTAGCGCTCTTCCGGCGCTATGACGCCGGTGTTGATCACCCACAGCAGCGGGATGACCAGCACGATGGTCCAAAAACTTGCCGCTGCGACGCCCAGACCCAGATAGACGAGGAAGGCTCCCAGATAGAACGGGTTCCTGGTTCGCCGGTAGATGCCGTCGACGACCAGCGCCGTGGTTGGCAGGGTTGGAGGAATGTTGGTGCCAGCGGCGTTGAAGCGCCCCGCCGCCATGAGATGATGACGAAGCCGCACGCCGCGAGCGCGGCCTCACCCAGATAGCGGGCGGGCCCGCCCAGGTCCGGGAGCGAAATGACCGCCTCGAGAACCGTTGCCGCCGCCAGGAAGCCCAGAAAGATCAGAGGCGGCAGCGCGATCACTCCAGCCACGTCGGATGCGCCCGATCCGTCCGCAGCCTCCCGACCGTTGGTCATCGCCCGGACGGCAACACGAATGCCGAACGCGATCGACAGGACGGCAGTGCCGCCCGCCAGGATCAGGACCGTCTCGGAAA comes from Mesorhizobium japonicum MAFF 303099 and encodes:
- a CDS encoding YkvA family protein gives rise to the protein MAQQPGFDFFGFGDRLGGEGEVREKFWRTAKKAARQIPFMEEVVAAYYCAMDKNTPLRAKGILVAALGYFVLPVDLIPDFIFGLGFTDDIAVLTAAITAVSAHITPAHRQAARDAIADKG
- a CDS encoding methyltransferase family protein, with amino-acid sequence MRLRHHLMAAGRFNAAGTNIPPTLPTTALVVDGIYRRTRNPFYLGAFLVYLGLGVAAASFWTIVLVIPLLWVINTGVIAPEERYLERKFGDAYRAYRVRVRRWI